The DNA sequence TCAAATAATTACTAAGCAACGAAATATTAATAATATTCAAATTTTGTCCATAGAATTAGAGCATATTTGGGAGTTAAAAAATTTGCCTTTACATCATAAAGATCCTTTTGACAGAATACTCATTGCTCAAGCTATCATAGAAAAAATCCCAATTCTCACCATCGATTCTATCTTCCATAATTATTCTATTAATACTATTTGGTAAATAATAATTAGCTCAATATAGGAGCTTTTTAAAACAAATTTTTTAGGGAAGATTAGGATTTTCATTCGTCATCTGTTTATAAACCATTGCTGACACTTCAGGATAAAAAGTTTTATCTTCATAAAAAGCAGGATCATCCCCTAAAATAACGAAAATATAACGAGCTTTTTCATCTGGACTAATGAAGATTTTACCAACTGATTATTGATATTATTTATCTTCCAATTTGCGCCCAAATAACTCTATGGTGAGAAATATTATAATCAACAAAAGTCTTTATATCAAGAATATAAAAATCTTGATTGGGAGCTAATGGGCTTAAAGAATTAGCTAATCTATATTCAGGAGGTTGGGGAAAAGATTCTCTTAAATTAACATTAGTAATAATAGTCACTTTATCTCCTATTTGTGGAACTTTTGTCGGTGCAATAGTAACAGGTTGTGTCGTTTTAATCATTGGTTGTCCTGTAAAAGCATCTCCGTCTCCTCTTATTGCACCAATTCTTATCCATCCAATAGGCTGAATATTAGTGTTGTTAGAATAGTCTATTGTTGCGTCAATTTCTCTTGTATTGTTACTTTCTGATTGGGCTTGTTCTTTTTCCCTTTGAGCCTGTTGATAAAG is a window from the Cyanobacterium sp. Dongsha4 genome containing:
- a CDS encoding type II toxin-antitoxin system VapC family toxin, whose product is MKILLDTHAFIWWNLTPEKLSLNGLNLIEDKENIIYLSIASVWEMQIKISINKLHFDNPLSQIITKQRNINNIQILSIELEHIWELKNLPLHHKDPFDRILIAQAIIEKIPILTIDSIFHNYSINTIW